Proteins encoded by one window of Kribbella flavida DSM 17836:
- a CDS encoding GNAT family N-acetyltransferase, translated as MTDETRTELTAVLLAAYDEQLRGARETDEAPRSLDGPVVRVEYPSRGFVSYRSLDGLDGPELDALIARQRDYFAAKGQAVEWKTRGHDLPADLPQRLLAAGFVPEEQETVLIAESAITASRLSGRELVDGVTIRRTTVQADFERIAAMESTVWGEDWSWLAGDLAGRQASGQADIYVAEADGRVVSAAWAVHQAGTDFTGLWGGSTLTEWRGRGIYKALVAIRAARAAERGHRYLQVDASDDSSPILQRLGFLPVTTTTPYVFTPASRSGSQ; from the coding sequence GTGACCGATGAGACGCGAACTGAGCTGACGGCCGTCCTGCTGGCGGCGTACGACGAGCAACTGCGGGGCGCCCGCGAGACCGACGAGGCTCCGAGGTCCCTGGACGGCCCAGTGGTGCGAGTCGAGTACCCGAGCCGGGGATTCGTGAGCTACCGCTCTCTCGACGGTCTGGACGGCCCCGAGCTGGACGCGCTGATCGCCCGGCAGCGCGACTACTTCGCGGCGAAAGGGCAGGCGGTCGAGTGGAAGACCCGCGGTCACGATCTGCCGGCGGATCTGCCTCAGCGGCTGCTTGCGGCCGGCTTCGTCCCCGAGGAGCAGGAAACGGTCCTGATCGCAGAGAGCGCGATCACCGCGTCCCGGCTGAGCGGGCGCGAGCTGGTCGACGGGGTGACGATCCGTCGAACCACCGTGCAGGCCGACTTCGAGCGGATCGCCGCGATGGAGTCGACGGTCTGGGGTGAGGACTGGTCGTGGCTGGCCGGAGACCTGGCCGGCCGGCAGGCGTCCGGCCAGGCCGACATCTACGTCGCGGAAGCCGACGGCCGTGTGGTCTCGGCCGCGTGGGCCGTGCACCAGGCAGGCACGGACTTCACCGGACTCTGGGGTGGGTCGACCCTCACCGAGTGGCGGGGCCGAGGTATCTACAAGGCGCTGGTCGCGATCCGCGCCGCCCGGGCGGCCGAACGCGGGCACCGGTACTTGCAGGTCGACGCATCTGACGACAGTTCGCCGATCCTGCAGCGGCTGGGCTTCCTGCCCGTTACGACGACCACGCCGTACGTCTTCACTCCGGCGAGCAGGTCGGGCTCGCAGTAG
- a CDS encoding GDSL-type esterase/lipase family protein, with translation MTAGGNDLDYIGSFLRGSVMNTWAKPATIFGRRVANRIRARVSYLRDESAYDAVTDSLAEVVKRAQERAPRARVLLVDYLAVVGPATRPRLDVPLNEEQLPSIALMADRLAGVFAAAAERTGAELVAVSELSKQHAVGSPEPWTTGFTVRPPALGGFMPYHPNAAGMAAVADLIARHLEQTA, from the coding sequence GTGACGGCTGGTGGCAACGACCTGGACTACATCGGCTCGTTCCTCCGCGGCAGCGTGATGAACACCTGGGCCAAACCGGCGACGATCTTCGGCCGCCGGGTTGCCAACCGCATCCGCGCCCGGGTCAGCTACCTGCGCGACGAGTCCGCGTACGACGCCGTGACCGACTCGCTGGCCGAGGTCGTGAAGCGCGCTCAAGAGCGCGCTCCGCGGGCCCGGGTCCTACTGGTCGACTACTTGGCCGTCGTCGGGCCGGCGACCCGCCCGAGGCTCGACGTACCGCTGAACGAGGAGCAGTTGCCGAGCATCGCGCTGATGGCTGACCGGCTCGCCGGGGTATTCGCGGCGGCGGCCGAGCGGACCGGTGCCGAGCTGGTCGCGGTCTCTGAGCTGAGCAAGCAGCACGCCGTGGGATCGCCGGAGCCGTGGACGACCGGTTTCACTGTGCGCCCGCCGGCTCTCGGAGGTTTCATGCCGTACCACCCGAACGCGGCGGGCATGGCTGCCGTCGCGGATCTGATAGCGCGTCATCTGGAGCAGACCGCCTGA
- a CDS encoding MarR family winged helix-turn-helix transcriptional regulator, with product MKDFVDDHVALWSQEVPDFDARVEGIAVRLQVLTRYLDRHRDAVLAEYGLQWWEFKTLHMLRRGGTPYRATPGQLAKQLGMSPAALTNRLDALERRGYVARSHDPDDRRKVVATLTAAGRAIWEQGIGEIQKVEQGLVHVLGEGEQEQLERLLRHLVHATET from the coding sequence GTGAAGGACTTCGTGGACGACCATGTCGCGCTCTGGTCGCAAGAGGTGCCCGACTTCGACGCCCGGGTGGAGGGGATCGCGGTTCGGCTCCAGGTGCTCACGCGGTACTTGGACCGGCATCGCGACGCCGTGCTGGCGGAGTACGGACTGCAGTGGTGGGAGTTCAAGACCCTGCACATGCTGCGCCGCGGCGGTACGCCGTACCGGGCGACGCCGGGTCAGCTCGCCAAACAGCTCGGGATGTCGCCGGCGGCCCTGACGAATCGGCTGGACGCGCTGGAGCGGCGGGGCTACGTCGCGCGCAGCCACGATCCCGATGACCGTCGCAAGGTCGTCGCCACGCTGACCGCGGCGGGTCGCGCGATCTGGGAGCAGGGAATCGGCGAGATCCAGAAGGTGGAGCAGGGGCTGGTTCACGTGCTGGGTGAGGGAGAGCAGGAGCAGTTGGAGCGGTTGCTCCGGCACCTTGTGCACGCGACGGAGACCTAG
- a CDS encoding GNAT family N-acetyltransferase, whose product MAPDTHLIRPAVAADVEPLVRTLVRAFEDYPMTRQGLAADGYLDRLERYQRLFLTRIGLAHGKVWASDDHSAVAVWTTPRTPRDVFSPLAPELREIAGERALVAESYEQAMSVLRPREPLWFLNVVGVAPDRQGRGLGRAVIAPGLARADQDRSAAFLETQDAGNVGFYQSLGFEIVGEIALPHNGPTHWAMRRPPQR is encoded by the coding sequence ATGGCGCCAGACACGCACCTGATCCGGCCGGCGGTCGCGGCGGATGTCGAGCCACTGGTTCGGACATTGGTCCGCGCGTTCGAGGACTACCCGATGACTCGGCAGGGTCTCGCCGCGGACGGCTACCTCGACCGGCTGGAGCGGTACCAGCGGCTCTTCCTCACGCGGATCGGTTTGGCCCACGGCAAGGTGTGGGCCAGCGACGACCACAGCGCGGTCGCCGTCTGGACGACGCCGCGTACGCCACGCGATGTCTTCTCTCCGCTGGCACCCGAGTTGCGCGAGATCGCGGGAGAGCGCGCTCTCGTCGCTGAAAGCTACGAGCAGGCGATGAGCGTACTCCGGCCGCGCGAGCCGCTCTGGTTCTTGAACGTGGTGGGCGTCGCTCCCGACCGGCAGGGACGCGGGCTCGGCCGGGCGGTGATCGCTCCCGGCCTGGCCCGCGCGGATCAGGACCGCAGCGCGGCCTTCCTGGAGACCCAGGACGCCGGCAACGTCGGTTTCTACCAGTCCCTCGGGTTCGAGATCGTCGGCGAGATCGCGCTCCCCCACAACGGCCCCACCCACTGGGCGATGCGCCGTCCACCCCAGCGCTGA
- a CDS encoding YciI family protein, translated as MKYVLLMQATKQRWDAMPQTWSEQDVKVMVDFMHDLNEELQKSGELVEVRGLPGPDHMKTLQADENGEPIITDGPFSETKEVLAGYWVVDVATEQRALEIALKISLTPGPGGRPVNQPVEIHPEGVAPTS; from the coding sequence ATGAAGTACGTGCTGTTGATGCAGGCGACCAAGCAGCGCTGGGACGCGATGCCCCAGACCTGGTCCGAGCAAGACGTCAAGGTGATGGTCGACTTCATGCACGACCTCAACGAGGAGCTGCAGAAGTCCGGCGAACTGGTCGAGGTTCGCGGGCTGCCCGGTCCCGACCACATGAAGACCCTGCAGGCGGACGAGAACGGCGAGCCGATCATCACCGACGGCCCGTTCAGCGAGACCAAGGAGGTGCTCGCCGGCTACTGGGTGGTGGACGTGGCCACGGAGCAGCGAGCGCTGGAGATCGCTCTCAAGATCTCCCTGACGCCGGGCCCCGGCGGTCGCCCGGTGAACCAGCCGGTCGAGATCCACCCCGAGGGCGTCGCGCCGACCAGCTGA
- a CDS encoding LacI family DNA-binding transcriptional regulator produces MRPRKQHRTPTLEDVARVAGVSRATVSRVVNGVATVDAALRLKVMAAVDTTGYRPNNAARQLAGRKAGSIALVISGSDGSAEQVFGDPFFGRVTGGVVKHLRTKGIHPTLVLADSESARGEAVDYVRRGNADGALLVSTHADDTLPGLFVDAGLPAVLFARPALHAPISYVDLAHEVGAALAADRLVARGCRRVATIAGPIDVPAAQDRLSGFRQAMARHGEPYAAVAYGNFTLESGELAMADLLARTPDLDGVFAANDLMAAGALRALRDAGRAVPADVAVIGFDDSAPASTSTPRLTTVAQPLEEMAAEMSRLLLDQITHAGTEPVCKIFDPHLVLRDSA; encoded by the coding sequence GCGGAAGCAGCACCGAACGCCCACCCTGGAAGACGTCGCCAGGGTGGCCGGTGTGTCGCGCGCGACCGTGTCCCGAGTGGTCAACGGCGTCGCGACCGTCGACGCCGCCCTGCGGCTGAAGGTGATGGCCGCCGTCGACACCACCGGCTACCGCCCCAACAACGCCGCCCGCCAGCTCGCCGGCCGCAAAGCAGGCTCCATCGCCCTGGTCATCTCTGGCTCCGACGGCTCTGCCGAACAAGTCTTCGGCGACCCGTTCTTCGGCCGCGTCACCGGGGGAGTGGTCAAGCACCTGCGCACGAAGGGCATTCACCCCACACTCGTGCTCGCCGACTCCGAGTCCGCGCGCGGTGAAGCGGTCGACTACGTCCGCCGCGGCAACGCGGACGGGGCGTTGCTGGTGTCGACCCACGCCGACGACACCCTGCCCGGCCTGTTCGTCGACGCGGGTCTGCCCGCCGTGCTGTTCGCCCGTCCGGCGCTGCACGCACCGATCAGCTACGTCGATCTGGCGCACGAGGTCGGCGCCGCCCTGGCCGCCGACCGTCTGGTCGCTCGGGGCTGCCGGCGCGTCGCCACGATCGCCGGCCCCATCGACGTACCAGCCGCACAGGACCGGCTCTCGGGCTTCCGTCAGGCGATGGCACGGCACGGCGAGCCCTACGCTGCCGTTGCGTACGGCAACTTCACGTTGGAGAGCGGTGAGCTGGCGATGGCCGACCTGCTGGCTCGCACCCCCGACCTTGACGGGGTTTTCGCCGCCAACGACCTGATGGCGGCCGGCGCCCTCCGAGCCCTCCGGGACGCCGGCCGCGCGGTTCCCGCCGACGTAGCTGTCATCGGGTTCGACGACAGTGCCCCCGCCAGCACCTCGACTCCCCGGCTCACCACCGTCGCCCAACCCCTCGAGGAGATGGCCGCCGAGATGTCGCGCCTCCTGCTCGACCAGATCACCCACGCCGGCACGGAACCGGTGTGCAAGATCTTCGATCCCCACCTGGTCTTGCGCGACTCCGCCTGA
- a CDS encoding VOC family protein — MTKQSASASVEVAADPATAFRIFTDEIDLWWVRGPINFFDAARAVAMQIEPGVGGRILEVYRPAGDPAGEDVLELGRITAWEPGARLAYRSSVDDTETDIRFEAFSGGTRVSVEQTLVPGGESAFYFWPNVIPWFVGWVTRRDLRTPRELDRLSVVLYYEDPAAAARWLHTVFGLGSWDRIPAEGEQPSWIELHIGLSAVLLFKLEEGATVPRPVDHGVWVYVDDLDAHFARSSEQGAKIVSEIHQHGYRCYEVDDLEGHRWTFAQARPTMQ; from the coding sequence GTGACCAAGCAGTCCGCGTCCGCATCCGTCGAGGTCGCCGCCGATCCCGCCACGGCGTTCCGGATCTTCACCGACGAGATCGACCTGTGGTGGGTCCGAGGGCCGATCAACTTCTTCGACGCCGCCCGGGCCGTGGCGATGCAGATCGAACCCGGGGTCGGTGGCCGGATCCTGGAGGTCTACCGCCCAGCGGGCGATCCGGCCGGTGAGGACGTTCTCGAACTCGGCCGGATCACCGCCTGGGAGCCCGGAGCCCGACTGGCGTACCGCAGTTCGGTGGACGACACCGAGACCGACATCCGCTTCGAGGCCTTCTCCGGCGGCACGCGGGTGAGCGTCGAGCAGACCCTCGTTCCGGGCGGCGAGAGCGCTTTCTACTTCTGGCCGAACGTGATCCCGTGGTTCGTCGGCTGGGTGACCAGGCGCGATCTGCGCACGCCCCGTGAACTCGACCGCTTGAGCGTGGTTCTGTACTACGAAGACCCCGCGGCGGCTGCTCGCTGGTTGCACACGGTGTTCGGGCTCGGCTCGTGGGACCGGATCCCGGCGGAAGGTGAACAACCGTCCTGGATCGAGTTGCACATCGGTCTCTCGGCGGTCCTGCTCTTCAAGCTGGAGGAAGGTGCCACGGTGCCGCGGCCGGTGGACCACGGGGTGTGGGTGTACGTCGACGACCTCGACGCGCACTTCGCCCGAAGCTCCGAGCAGGGCGCCAAGATCGTCTCCGAGATCCACCAGCACGGCTATCGCTGCTACGAGGTCGACGACCTGGAAGGGCACCGCTGGACCTTCGCCCAGGCGCGGCCGACGATGCAGTGA
- a CDS encoding ArsR/SmtB family transcription factor: MVDAEVDRFFEVLADPTRRQVVQLLGSGPLRAGQLAAATGTSSPAMSRHLKILLAAELVTDERVPDDARLRIFRLRQEPVVAVQAWLDQIQAHWQEQLGAFKRHVEQRETP, translated from the coding sequence ATGGTGGACGCCGAAGTGGACCGCTTCTTCGAGGTGCTGGCCGATCCGACCCGTCGGCAGGTGGTGCAGTTGCTGGGCAGCGGGCCACTGCGAGCAGGTCAGCTGGCTGCCGCGACCGGCACGTCGTCGCCGGCGATGAGCCGGCACCTGAAGATTCTGCTGGCCGCCGAGCTGGTCACCGACGAGCGAGTCCCGGACGATGCCCGGCTGCGCATCTTCCGGCTGCGCCAAGAACCGGTCGTCGCCGTCCAAGCCTGGCTCGACCAGATCCAGGCGCACTGGCAGGAGCAGCTGGGAGCGTTCAAGAGGCACGTCGAGCAGAGGGAGACACCGTGA